Within the Butyrivibrio sp. AE3004 genome, the region GCTTGGCGGCGATAAAGATGATGATAAAGAATCACCGCTTTTACTTAGAGAAAAGAAGACAGCAAAAAAGCTGGATGAAATCCTGGAGTTTCCCGGAAAATACATAAATACGATTCAGCTTCTGACTCTTCTTATAAATATGATCCTCGGTGTGATCTATATCAGGATTTTAAGCAGTATCACTAATGGTCTCATAGGCGGCCTTTTCCAAAATAGTGCTGTATCACAGATATTGTCATATGTAATTGCTGTTCTGATTCTTATGTACGTTGTCCTTACCATAGGTGTTTTGATTCCTAGAAAGCTTGGGACAAGATACCCTGAGAAATGGGCGTATTTCGGTGTTGGAGCCATTACACTTATAATCAGATTTTTCAGTCCGTTTACAGGTCTTATCAGATTAACGGCCATGGGAATTTTAAGGATTTTTGGCTTTCATTGGGATGCTGATGACAATGATGTAACTGAAGAAGAGATAAAATCCATGGTATCGGAAGGTCAGGAACAGGGTGTTTTGCAGGATTCGGAAGCAGATATGATTTCCAACATATTTGAGTTCTCCGATAAACAGGCACAGGACATTATGACCAACAGAAATGCTATGGTATGTATTGATGGCAATACCACGCTGAAGGAAGCTGTTGATTTTATGCTTAATATGAATAACAGCAGATTTCCTGTATATCTTGATAATATAGACCATATTATCGGTATACTTCATATAAGAGATGCCATGAAAAAGCTTTCAGAGCATACTGATGATGATACGCCTTTAAGGAAGACCAGAGGTCTTTTAAGATCACCGAGAAATGTTCCGGAGACAAGAAATATAGACAGCCTTTTTCATGATATGCAAAAGTCCAAGACTCAGATGGTTATAGTTATCGATGAGTACGGACAAACCGCAGGTCTCGTCTCAATGGAAGATATCATTGAAGAGATTGTTGGAAATATTATGGATGAATATGATAAGGATGAGGACTACATAGAGGCAACATCCAATGAAGATGAGTTCATAATAGAAGGAAAAACACCTCTTGAGGATCTAGAGGACAGATTTGGAATAGAGTTTGATGATGCAAACTTTGAAACAGTCAACGGACTTCTTATTTCAAAACTCGACAGAATTCCGAAGGAGGGGGAAGAATTTACTGCTGAGATCGGAGGTTATTCCTTCAAGATTCTTTCAGTAAAAAATCACATGATCCAAAGCGTTCTGGTTAAAAGAATCACGGAAAACAAATCCGAAAAAACCGGAGACGATCAGGAAAATACAGAAATTTAATTTATTTAGGAGGATACAATGTCAGGACATTCAAAATTTGCTAACATTAAGCATAAGAAGGAGAAAAACGATGCTGCGAAAGGTAAGATCTTCACAGTAATCGGACGTGAGATTGCGGTAGCAGTTAAGGAAGGCGGTCCTGATCCGTCCAATAACTTTAAGCTTGCTCAGGTTATTGCAAAAGCAAAGGCTAACAATATGCCTAATGACACAATCGAGCGTGGTATTAAGAAGGCTGCAGGTGCTGATGGCAGTGTTGATTATCAGAATCTTACATATGAAGGATATGGTCCGGGCGGTACCGCTATTATCGTTGACACACTTACAGATAATACAAACCGTACAGCTGCAAATGTAAGAGCCGCTTTTTCAAAGGGCAACGGCAATATCGGTACACAGGGCTGCGTATCATACATGTTTGATAAAAAGGGTCAGATTCTTATCGATAAGGAAGAGTGCTCAATGGGTGCTGACGACCTTATGATGCTTGTACTTGATGCTGGTGCAGATGATTTCAATGAGGAAGAGGACAGCTACGAAATTCTTACAACTCCCGAGGCATTCCAGGGTGTTGTTGAAGCACTTGAGAATGAGAAGATTGCAACAGTATCTGCTGAGATTACAATGATTCCTCAGAATTATGTTGAAGTTACTGATGAGGAAAATGTTAAGCGCATTCAGAGAATTCTTGATATTCTTGAAGAAGATGATGATGTTCAGGCTGTTTATCACAACTGGGATGACAGCTCTGTAGAATAAAACGTTGCATCAATTGTTTATTATAAAAAAATAATATAACAGGTTATGGGGAGGCCTTGAGATGAAGCTGAAAAAGACATGGATTGGAATTTGTGTCGGGGTAATGTATGTTCTTGGAATGATATTTGCCATAGGAGTTACCGGCTTTGTTTCGGGGCTGCTTCCATCTTATAACAGATATCTTGTTGCAGGTGTTGGGATCGCGGCATGTGCGATTGCTTCACTTGTTATCTCATGGATTCTCAGTATCATTGGAGACAAAATCAATGATATTGAAAATGTAAACAATTTTAGAAGACCTATATGGCTTGAAATTGTTATTGTTATAGCGCTTATTATTACAGGGATATTTACTTACAGCCGATATGCAATGCTTGTAACTGAATTTAGCGGGAATATCTCTCTTTATGATAGTGCAATTGTTGTTCAAAATACGCAGAATGTACAGACTTTTGGTATTGCAGACAGCCTGTATGTAGGACTTTTGAGAAGTGTGATCAGCTTTCTTGGGAATACATTGGGAGCTGCTTTGTTATTGAATATTGCACTTAGGATTGCTATGGCTGTTTTTGTGTACATAGCGGTAAGATTAAGCATGGGAATGGCTTCTGCCATCATAGCAGGAGGCTTACTGTTAGCAATACCCGCATTTGGTTACTCAACCCGGGAAATAGGTTCGGATCAGCTGATTTTAACAGCCTTTGCATTTGAACTTTTACTTGCTGTAATTTATGTAAAGGGCTTTGAAAAAAGTATAGGCAATCATATTGTATATAAAATTATAAGTGTGATTTTTGGCGCACTTACAGGTGCGATGATTTACTTTGAAGCCGGCAGTGCTGTGGTTATTGTGTTTGCTTTAAGCGCATGGATGCTTGCTGATATGTGCGGCGATACATTTAATGTTTGCATAAACGAAATATTAGCTTTGTTTTCCGGAGTGGCCGCTTTTATAGGCATGCTTGCCCTTGAAGGTGGAATAGACAGAATTTATGATACGTATCATGCCTGGACCTGGAGATTTTACGGATTCAATGACAGTTCCTGGATCAAAATGATAAATGATTCTATTCCCAACACCTATTTTGCAGTGGGGCTGCTTGCAGCTGCTTTACTTCCTGCATGGCTTACTCTTATTCGTGACAGATGTGAGAGAATAGTTCCCTGGCTTGCTTTTTCGGTAATTGGAATTGTTTTATCACTATTTCTCGGTGAAACGGTCATGAACAGTGAAGTTTTTATAATCACTGCAATAGTATTACTTATAAGCTGCGGAATATCATGTGCAGCGTATAATGATATCGCTAAAGATATCACGGAAGAATCTAAAGAAGTAGCAGAAAAAGATGAAGTATCTTCAAAAGATCCGATAGGCAAAGATGAAGATGAATCTAAAGCTAAAACAAAAAATGAGACAGAAGCTTTGGATAAATCTTTAACTACTGATGAAACATCAGAAAAAAATGAAATCGGCGAAGATTTAGTTTCAGAAGAAACAGAGAAAAAAGACGAAGAAAAGAAAACTCCAAGATTTGTTCCTGAAGGTATGGTTTTACCTACAGGCGATGAAGACGAGGAGGATCTTGTTCCGAACTTCAATATGAAAAGGCAGGAAATGTCTGATATCGGAGTATTATCGATAGGACCTGCAAAGAAGAAACAAGAAAATGAAGTTCAGGAAGACAGTAAGAATCCGGAAGAACCCGATGCAAAGAGTACTTCGGAGGATAAAGATGACTTTGATATTATTACCGGTCCCGGTGATGATTTCGATATATAATTATTAGTTTTTACGAGGTTAATGTTGATGAGAGTTGAAGAGCTTAATACATATGAAGTATTGGAGCATAGAAGAATAGAGGACCTTAATTCAGACAGTTATATTGTCAGACATAAAAAGACAGGTGCCAGAGTTGCACTGCTTGCGAATGATGATAATAATAAGGTTTTTTACATTGGATTCAGAACTCCACCCAAGGATTCCACCGGAGTTGCACATATAATTGAACATACTGTACTTTGCGGATCACGGGAATTTCCTATAAAAGATCCTTTTGTTGAACTGGTTAAAGGATCGCTCAATACATTTATCAATGCCATGACATATCCGGATAAAACCGTTTATCCGGTTGCGAGCTGTAATGATGCGGATTTCCAGAATCTTATGCATGTTTATCTGGATGCCGTTTTTTATCCCAATATCTATAACACGGATAAGATTTTTAAGCAGGAAGGCTGGCATTACGAAATGGACAGCGCCGATGACGAATTGAAGATCAATGGTGTTGTTTATAACGAAATGAAGGGCGCATTTTCTTCAGCTGATGAGGTAGTTGCAAGACAAATAAGAAAATCTCTCTTTCCTGATACAACCTATGGAAAAGAATCCGGCGGAGATCCTGATGAAATATATAATCTGACTTACGATGAATATCTTGATTTTCACAGGAAATATTATCATCCCTCAAACAGCTATATCTATCTTTACGGAGATATGGATATGGCAGAAAAACTTAAATATATTGATGAAAAATATTTGTCTCATTTTGATTCCATTCATGTGAATTCCGAAATCGGACTTCAAACTCCGTTTGAGAAGCAAAAAACAGTTTGCTGTAAGTATCCGATCATGAATGAGGAATCGGAAAAAGATAATACATACCTTACTTTAAATTATTCTGTCGGAAGCAGTCTTGATGCGAAATTCTATATAGCTTTTGATATTTTGGATTACGCACTTTGTTCGGCGCCCGGAGCTCCGATAAAGAAGGCACTTATTGATAAGGGAATCGGAAGCGAAGTATTCAGTGATTATGACAATGGAATAATTCAGCCTGTCTTTTCAATAGTTGCTAAAAATGCCAACCCGGAGCAAAAAGACGAATTTTTAAAAACGATAGAAGATGTTCTGAAAAATCAGGTAAAGAACGGCATTGATAAAAAGGCACTTCTTGCCGGGATAAATGCTGATGAATTTAAGTACAGAGAAGCTGATTTCGGAAGATTTCCTAAGGGACTTCTTTATGGATTACAGGTTATGGACAGCTGGTTGTATGATGATACAAAGCCGTGGATAAACATAGAAGCAAATGCTACATTTGCAGAGTTGAAAAAAGAAGTAGATACAGGATATTTTGAAAGGCTTATAGAGAAATATCTTCTGAATAATACGCACAGCACAGTTCTGATAATGGAACCTGAAAAAGGTTTAACAGAGAAAAAGGATGAAGAACTCTGCCGGAAACTTCAGAAATATAAAGAAGCATTAAGTGATGAAGAAATTTCCGCGATAGTGAGAGAAACAGCTGAACTTAAAGAATATCAGGAGGAACCTGACAATCCTGAGGATCTTGCAAAAATACCGCTTCTTACAAGAGATGATATAAAGAAAGAAGCTGAAAAATTCATTAACGAAGAAAGATATGCCGGTAAACAAAAGATTCTGTTCCACAATATCTTTACAAATGAAATCGGTTATATAAATTTTGTTTTTGACATGAAAAATGTTCCGGACAGACTTCTTCCGTATACACCTCTTTTGAAGCTGCTACTCGGACTTATGGATACAGAGAACTATTCATATACTGATCTTTATAATGAGATAAATCTTCAGACCGGTGGAATAAATGCATCAATAAGTACATACACCGATTCAGGTGATGTTAAAAAGTTTACAACCACCTTTGAGGTTGCAGCAAAGGCATTATATTTGCAGCTTGATAAGGCATTTGATCTTGTTACGGAAATTTTATTAAAGACCAGGTTTGAGGATGAGAAAAGACTTTTGGAAATTCTCGATGAAACCTGTAGCAGACTTCGCTCCGAGCTTGCAGGTGCAGGACATCACAGTGCAGCACTTCGTGCGCTTTCATATGTGTCGGAGGCTGCTAAGATTTCTGATATGGTATCAGGCATCGGTGGATACAGAATGCTTGAAGAGGTGAGGGAAAAGCTTGCTGATAATAAAGCAACAGCACATGAAATTGCCGGTAATATGAAAGAGTTATGTGAAATTATTTTCAGACCGGAGAATCTTCTTGTTGACTATACTGCATCAGAGAAAGAGTATGACGGATTTGAAGAAAAGGTAATTTCATTTGCAAATAAGCTCCATACTGAGGAAATAAATACAACCGGATTTAAAGTGGAGTGCAATAAGGAAAATGAAGGCTTCCAGACAGCAGGACAGGTGCAGTACGTTTGCAGAGCAGGCAATTATGCTTCGAAGGGATTAAAGTATGATGGTGCATTAAGAGTGCTTAAGGTGATGCTTGGATATGATTATTTATGGAAAAACATCCGTGTACTTGGAGGTGCTTACGGCTGCATGAGCGGCTTTTCCAAAAACGGCGATTCATACTTTGTTACTTACAGGGATCCACATCTTTCAAGAAGTATTGATGTCTTTAAGGAAGCATCGGAATATATCAAGAACTTTGACGCTGATGAGAGAACAATTAATCAGTTTGTTATCGGTGCGATCAGTGATCTTGATACACCCAAAACACCTTCAACAAAGGGCGCTTACGGACTTACTGCTTATCTTTGCAAAGCAAATATGAAAGATATTCAAAAGGACAGAGATTCGCTCCTTGCTACCGATCTTGAAAAGATAAGAAGTCTTTCAGCATACGTGGATGCATTTATGGAAGATGAATGTCTGTGTGTTGTAGGCGATGGCAATAAGATTGTACAAAGCAAGGATTTATTTGGGAAAGTGGAGCAGCTTATTTATGCAGGAAAATCTGAATGATAGAAATTTAAGTTTAAAATGCGGCTATGTTACTCTTATAGGAAGACCGAATGTAGGAAAATCTACACTGATGAATCATCTGATAGGTCAAAAGATTGCTATTACTTCTCATAAACCACAAACTACACGTGGAAGAATACAAACGGTTTATACAGATGATCGCGGACAGATTGTTTTTTTGGATACTCCCGGAATACATGAGTCAAAAAACAAACTTGGAGAATACATGGTCAATGTGGCAACTAAAACCATGGAAGAAGTAGATCTTATACTCTGGCTTGTTGAACCGAGCACATTTATAGGTGACGGAGAACACATGATAATCGATCAGCTGAGGGAGTGCGGTAAGCAGGTGATTCTTGTAATAAATAAGATAGATACCGTTTCCGCTGACGATTTGCAAAGCTTTATAGATGCTTATAAAAAGGAAATGGATTACGCCGACATTGTGACGGTATCCGCACTGAAAAGTAATAATCTTGATGAATTGATGCAAAAGATGTTTGACAGACTTCCTTATGGAGATCCTTTTTATGATGATGAAACTCTTACTGATCAATCTGAAAGAGATATTGTCAGTGAAATAATCCGCGAAAAGGCACTCAGGCTTCTTTCGGATGAAGTTCCTCATGGTATTGCAGTTACAGTGGAAACAATGAAAACAAGGAAAACAAGGAAACAGACTGCTCCCGTTAAAAAGAAAAAATCAAAGCATGTGCATCCTCCCAAAAAAGGAAAAAGTGAAAGCAACAATGATCTTGAAGCTATGCTTGCAGCCTTAAAAGGTGGTGCAACAGATGCTGCTGATGTTTCCGACGAGACTCAAATAATGGATATTGAAGCATCCATTATTTGTGAAAGAGATTCTCACAAAGGGATCATTATTGGTAAAGGTGGATCAATGCTTAAAGAGATTGGTTCACAGGCAAGAGGCGATATTGAAAATATGGTTGGTTGTAAGGTTAATCTTCAGCTGTTTGTAAAGGTCAGAAAAGACTGGAGAAATGACACTGTTCAAATGAAGAACTTTGGATATAAGAACACTAAGTAATCGAGGAATAAATGGTTGAATTTACCACTGTAAACGGAATAATAATAAAGAGGGCTCCTGTTGGAGATTATGACTTTATTGTTACAATTCTCACTTCCGAACGTGGAAAGATTTCAGCCTTTGCTAAAGGCTCAAGACGCCCCGGAAATCATCTTTCCGGTGTTGTTGAGCCTTTTTGTTTTGGAGAATTCAAGCTCTATGAAGGCAGAACATCTTATACAATTCAGGAAGCGAGAATTGTAAACTACTTTGAATTTTTCAGAAATGATTTTAATGGTTCCATGTATGGAATGTTTTTTCTTGAACTTGCTGATTACTATTCAAGAGAAAATAATGATGAGCGTGAGCTTCTTAAGCTTTTATATCAATCACTTCGCGCTCTGGAGGCTGAGAATTTCGATAATAAACTTGTAAGATGTGTGTACGAGATAAAAAGTCTCGTAATAAATGGAGAATATCCCGGTATTCCAACGGACAGAAAGTATGAAGAATCTACTGCATATACACTTGAGTTTATAAGAACCAGCTCTATAGGAAAACTATATTCGTTTGCTGTTACAAAGGACGTACTTTATGAGCTTCTTCATATTTGTGATATATATAGGAAGACGTTCATTGATCGTAAATTAAATAGTCTTGAAATGATACAAATGATAGAAACCTGATTTTTTAATTGGTAAATATTTGAAAAAGCATAAAATGCGTTATATAATCATAAAAGTGTGCGTAGAGGGCATGTTAATTTTTGTGTATATGAGGTTATCCTTGTGAAAAGAAAAATATCAATAAATTTTATATTGTGTTTCGTAATCGTATTTTCCATTATGCTTACAGCCTGCAAAGACGATTCTGAAAGTGGGAAAAGTGACAGATCTTCAATCGAAATAAAAAAAGACGGTTCTGTAATCAGCACAATGGTTGAAGATTTTAATGAAAGCTATTACAGTATTGATGAACTTCGTGAGATGACTGAAAATGAAATAAATGCATTTGTTGTATCAAACGGGGAGAATACAGCATCACTTAAATCAATCGATAAGGATGGCGAAAAAGTAAAACTCGTAATTAAATTCGCAAGTGCATCCGATTATGCTCATTTCAATAATGAGACTCTTGTATATGAAACAGTATCGGAAGCCAGATTATCCGGACAGATAGATGTAAATTCACTTGTTGATAAGGATGGGAATGCTATAGACAGCGAGAAAGTCGATAAACTTGAAAATAAACATGTGATTATTTCAGGGTCAAAAAATATTATTTCCGTTCCATATAAAATAAAATATGTATCCGGCGGCATTTCTCTTGTTGATAAAAATACAGCAGATTTCTCAGCAGTAGCCGATGATACAGCCGTATGCATGGTTTTAGATAAGTAATATATGAGCATGTTGCTCTAAATAAATAACAAATGAGCGTATTGCTCGGAAAGAGGTTTTGGTTATGAAAGCAAATGAAAAAACAATGGAAAAAATCATTGCTCTTGCAAAGGGCAGGGGCTTTATCTATCCCGGAAGTGAGATCTATGGTGGTCTTGCAAACACATGGGATTACGGTAATCTCGGTGTTGAACTTAAGAATAATGTAAAGAAGGCATGGTGGCAGAAATTTATTCAGGAGAGCCCTTACAATGTAGGTGTTGATTGCGCTATACTTATGAATCCTCAGACTTGGGTAGCTTCAGGTCACCTTTCCAGCTTCTCAGATCCTCTTATGGATTGTAAGGAGTGCCATGAGCGTTTCAGAGCTGATCAGCTTATAGAGAATTTTGCTGCTGAGAACAATATTACACTTGAATCATCTGTTGACGGATGGAGCCAGGAGGAGATGAAGAAGTTCATCGATGATCATAATGTTCCATGCCCGTCATGCGGAAAACACAACTTTACTGACATTCGTCAGTTCAACCTTATGTTCAAGACATTCCAGGGTGTTACAGAGGATGCTAAGAATACTGTATATTTAAGACCTGAAACAGCGCAGGGTATTTTTGTTAATTTCAAAAATGTTCAGCGTACATCCAGAAAGAAGATTCCTTTCGGTATTGGTCAGATTGGTAAGTCTTTCAGAAATGAGATCACACCGGGTAACTTTACTTTCAGAACAAGAGAATTCGAACAGATGGAGCTCGAGTTCTTCTGTGAGCCTGAAACAGATCTTGAGTGGTTTGAGTATTGGAGACAGTTCTGCATTGACTGGCTTAAATCTCTTGGTATGAAGGAAGAAGAAATGAGAGTAAGAGACCATGATAAGGAAGAGCTTTCATTCTATTCCAAAGCTACAAGTGATATAGAGTTCATGTTCCCGTTTGGCTGGGGTGAGCTTTGGGGAATTGCTGACAGAACCAACTATGACCTTTCAAGACATCAGGAGGTATCTAAGGAAGACCTCACATACTTTGATGATACAAAGAATGAAAGATACATTCCTTATGTTATTGAACCTTCACTCGGAGCTGACCGTGTTGTACTTGCTTTCCTTTGCGGCGCTTATGATGAAGAAGAAATTGCTGAAGGAGATGTAAGAACAGTTCTTCATTTCCATCCCGCACTTGCTCCGGTTAAGATTGGGGTCCTTCCTCTTTCCAAAAAGCTTAACGAAGGCGCTGAAAAAATCTTTGCTCAGCTTTCAAAGAAATATAACTGCGAATTTGATGACAGAGGAAATATCGGTAAGAGATACAGAAGACAGGACGAAATTGGTACTCCTTTCTGTGTAACATATGATTTTGATTCTGAGACAGACGGAAAGGTTACTGTTCGTTTCCGTGACAGTATGGAACAGGAAAGAGTTGCAATTGATGAACTTGAAGCATACTTTGCAGATAAGTTTACCTTCTGATACATTTAAAAACTTTATTTAATAAGTTTTCGAGACGGAAAGGTATTGAAAAACAAAGGAGTTTATAGAATATATGAAACAATTTACAGCAAATGAACTGCGTAAGGCATGGAAGCAGTTTTATATAGACAGAGGACATGTTGATTGTGGTGCGGTTTCACTTGTATCTGACGGGTCAACAGGTGTTATGTTTAATGTTGCAGGTATGCAGCCTCTTATGCCGTATCTTCTTGGTAAGAAGCACCCTATGGGAACCAGACTCTGCAATGTTCAGGGATGTGTTCGTACCAATGATATTGATTCTGTAGGTGATAAGAGTCATGGTACATTCTTTGAAATGATGGGAAGCTGGTCACTTGGTGACTACTTTAAGAAGGAGCGTTGTCAGTGGAGCTTCGAACTTTTAACTCAGCTCTTTGGATTCGATGCAGATCATCTTGCTGCTACTGTTTTTGCAGGTGATGAGAATGCACCGAGGGATGAGGAAGGCGCTAAATATCGTATTGAATCAGGCTTTAAACCTGAGAATATTTTTTACCTTCCTGCTGAGGATAACTGGTGGGGACTTGAATATGGTCCCTGTGGTCCCGATAGTGAGATGTTCTATGTAAAGGATATTCCTGATTGCGGCCCTGATTGCGGTCCCGGATGTCATTGCGGAAAATATACAGAAATAGGTAATGATGTTTTCATGCAGTATGAGAAACATCATGACGGACATTTAACACCTCTTTCTCAGAAAAACGTTGATACAGGTTGGGGACTTGAGCGTATTCTTGCTTTCCTTAACGGAGTTGATGACGTTTATAAGATTGATCTGCATGCACCTGTTATTGCATACATTGAAAAAGAAAGCGGAATCAAATATGAGGCTGACGAAAAAACCACAAGATCAATGAGGATACTTGCTGATCATACACGTACTTCCGTTATGCTTATCGGAGATGAAGCTAAGCTTCTTCCTTCAAATACAGGAGCGGGATATATTTTAAGAAGACTTATTCGTCGTGCCGTAAGACATGCAAGAACACTTGGTCTTAACAAGGATCAGATTCTTGGCGTTGCGAAGATATATATAGATGAGTATGCTGAGAGCTATGAACATCTTGATAAGAATCGCAAGTTTGTTCTTACAGAACTTGAAAGAGAAATTACTCGTTTTGAATCAACTCTTGAAAACGGTATGAAAGAATTTAAGAAGATTCTTGATAAGACCGGTGCTGAAGGCAAGAAAGAAATAGAAGGAAAGGATGCATTTTTCCTTTACGATACTTTCGGCTTCCCTGTAGAACTTACTGTTGAACTTGCCGGTGAGGAAGGATTCACTGTTGATGAAAAGGGTTTTGCAGATTCTATGGAAGAGCAGAAGCAGAAGGCAAGAGATAACCAAAACTTCTCTGCAAACCTTAGTACAGGAGCAGGTGTATTTGATGGGCTTGATGAATCTGTTCAGGTGCAGTTCCTTGGTTATGATGCACTTGACTGCGATGGCAGTATTGTAGCTATGGCATCAGGTGATGCATTAACAGATGAACTTAAGGAAGGCGAGCAGGGCTCAATAATTACAAGCAAAACAACTTTCTATGGCACTATGGGCGGCCAGGTAGGTGACACAGGTGTTATTCTCGGAAAAGATGGTTCGAAATTTGAAGTTACAGAGACTGTTCATGTAGCAGGTGGAAGAACTGCGCATGTAGGAACTGTTGTAAGCGGCAGCTTTAAGAATTCTGATGAAGTTTCTCTTAAGGTTGATGCACAGGAAAGAGCAAAGACCTGCAGAAATCACTCAGCTACGCATCTTCTTCAGAAGGCTCTTCAAGAAGTTCTCGGAGACCATGTAGAGCAGGCAGGTTCTTATCAGGATACTGATAAGACAAGATTTGATTTTAGCCATCATCAGGCTATGACTCCTGATGAGATTCAAAAGGTTGAAGATCTTGTAAATAAGAAGATTGCTGAGGCCCTTCCTGTTGTTACGGAAGAGATGACAATGAAAGAAGCCAAAAAGACCGGAGCAATGGCTCTGTTTGGTGAGAAATATGGCGACAGAGTACGTGTTGTAAAGATGGGGGATTTCTCTATTGAGCTTTGCGGTGGTACTCATGTATCAAATACAAGCCATGTAGGCATGTTTAAGATTGTTTCGGAAAGCGGTGTTGCTGCCGGTGTGAGAAGAATAGAGGCTCTTACTGGTGATAATGCCAGAAATTATTACAAGAATGTAGAGGCTACTCTTAATGATGCAGCAAAACTTCTTAAAGCAAATACATCTGATGTTCTTACTCAGATAAAGAAGCTTCAGGAAGAGCTTAAAGCATTAAAGAGCGAAAATGAATCGCTTAAGAGCAAGGAAGCGCAGGCTGCTCTTGGGGATGTAATGGATAGCGTAAAGGATATTAAGGGCGTTAAACTTATTGCACAGAGTGTAAAGGGAGTTGACATGAACGGCCTTAGAGATCTTGGAGACCAGCTTAAGGGTAAACTTGGTGAAGGTGTTGTAGTTCTTGTTTCCGAACTTGACGGCAAAGTTAACCTTATGGCTATGGCAACCGAAGAAGCTATTTCAAAGGGTGCTCATGCAGGTAACCTTGTAAAAGCAATTGCCGGTAAAGTAGGTGGCGGCGGTGGTGGTCGCCCTAATATGGCACAGGCAGGTGGCAAGAATCCTGCAGGTATTCCTGATGCTATTGCTGAAACAGAAAAAGCACTTGAATTACAGATAAAATAAATAGATAAATAAATATTTTTAGATCTTTTTAATTTGCTCTTGACGGGGCCTGAAATTATGGTATAATCTATAGATGTTATGTGGGCTAATGCTCAAAGACATAGCAAATAACCCTGGTGCCCGTTAAGGAAGGGTCTGAAGGGAGGGTAAGAGTAGAGAATGTCAACAGTTATTGTAAAAGAGAACGAAACTTTAGACAGCGCATTACGTCGCTTTAAGAGAAGCTGTGCTAAGGCTGGCATCCAGCAGGAGATTCGTAAAAGAGAACATTACGAGAAGCCAAGCGTAAAGCGTAAGAAAAAGTCTGAAGCAGCTAGAAAACGTAAATATAATTAATAAAAATAAGTCCTTGGTTTATTTAAATCAAGGACTATTTTATTACATAAGAAATCTGTCTGAATTTCTATGTAATACATTTCTTACTAATTACTCCGCAAATTCATAGGACAAAATATGATATATATTATTTCGATAGTGTTTGCGATATTGATATTGTCAGTTATTGCGATCATTTATCATGATATGAATCACTTTGTTGTGAGAAACTATGA harbors:
- a CDS encoding hemolysin family protein; translated protein: MDDGGPTATAFILIFVFMILIDMLCYGFGAAIENLKPDDLKLGGDKDDDKESPLLLREKKTAKKLDEILEFPGKYINTIQLLTLLINMILGVIYIRILSSITNGLIGGLFQNSAVSQILSYVIAVLILMYVVLTIGVLIPRKLGTRYPEKWAYFGVGAITLIIRFFSPFTGLIRLTAMGILRIFGFHWDADDNDVTEEEIKSMVSEGQEQGVLQDSEADMISNIFEFSDKQAQDIMTNRNAMVCIDGNTTLKEAVDFMLNMNNSRFPVYLDNIDHIIGILHIRDAMKKLSEHTDDDTPLRKTRGLLRSPRNVPETRNIDSLFHDMQKSKTQMVIVIDEYGQTAGLVSMEDIIEEIVGNIMDEYDKDEDYIEATSNEDEFIIEGKTPLEDLEDRFGIEFDDANFETVNGLLISKLDRIPKEGEEFTAEIGGYSFKILSVKNHMIQSVLVKRITENKSEKTGDDQENTEI
- a CDS encoding YebC/PmpR family DNA-binding transcriptional regulator encodes the protein MSGHSKFANIKHKKEKNDAAKGKIFTVIGREIAVAVKEGGPDPSNNFKLAQVIAKAKANNMPNDTIERGIKKAAGADGSVDYQNLTYEGYGPGGTAIIVDTLTDNTNRTAANVRAAFSKGNGNIGTQGCVSYMFDKKGQILIDKEECSMGADDLMMLVLDAGADDFNEEEDSYEILTTPEAFQGVVEALENEKIATVSAEITMIPQNYVEVTDEENVKRIQRILDILEEDDDVQAVYHNWDDSSVE
- a CDS encoding insulinase family protein encodes the protein MRVEELNTYEVLEHRRIEDLNSDSYIVRHKKTGARVALLANDDNNKVFYIGFRTPPKDSTGVAHIIEHTVLCGSREFPIKDPFVELVKGSLNTFINAMTYPDKTVYPVASCNDADFQNLMHVYLDAVFYPNIYNTDKIFKQEGWHYEMDSADDELKINGVVYNEMKGAFSSADEVVARQIRKSLFPDTTYGKESGGDPDEIYNLTYDEYLDFHRKYYHPSNSYIYLYGDMDMAEKLKYIDEKYLSHFDSIHVNSEIGLQTPFEKQKTVCCKYPIMNEESEKDNTYLTLNYSVGSSLDAKFYIAFDILDYALCSAPGAPIKKALIDKGIGSEVFSDYDNGIIQPVFSIVAKNANPEQKDEFLKTIEDVLKNQVKNGIDKKALLAGINADEFKYREADFGRFPKGLLYGLQVMDSWLYDDTKPWINIEANATFAELKKEVDTGYFERLIEKYLLNNTHSTVLIMEPEKGLTEKKDEELCRKLQKYKEALSDEEISAIVRETAELKEYQEEPDNPEDLAKIPLLTRDDIKKEAEKFINEERYAGKQKILFHNIFTNEIGYINFVFDMKNVPDRLLPYTPLLKLLLGLMDTENYSYTDLYNEINLQTGGINASISTYTDSGDVKKFTTTFEVAAKALYLQLDKAFDLVTEILLKTRFEDEKRLLEILDETCSRLRSELAGAGHHSAALRALSYVSEAAKISDMVSGIGGYRMLEEVREKLADNKATAHEIAGNMKELCEIIFRPENLLVDYTASEKEYDGFEEKVISFANKLHTEEINTTGFKVECNKENEGFQTAGQVQYVCRAGNYASKGLKYDGALRVLKVMLGYDYLWKNIRVLGGAYGCMSGFSKNGDSYFVTYRDPHLSRSIDVFKEASEYIKNFDADERTINQFVIGAISDLDTPKTPSTKGAYGLTAYLCKANMKDIQKDRDSLLATDLEKIRSLSAYVDAFMEDECLCVVGDGNKIVQSKDLFGKVEQLIYAGKSE